A stretch of DNA from Lotus japonicus ecotype B-129 chromosome 4, LjGifu_v1.2:
AGAAGGGCCACTTTTTACTTACATATATTTTAAGCTTGTAGGCACTCAGGAAGGGAATGTCCGCGATCTTGTATAGCAGGTCAAATACCTTCTTCTGCaagttcaaaaaataaaatcaagcaTAAGAAAGTGGAAGAGGAAATGCTAGAGAAAGTAAAAACTAGAAGAAAGTGGTAGAGTAGCTAAAAGAAGGAGTGCAGGgcaataaaagaaagaaagaggaaaCAGCAAAATGATATTACCTGGAAGCTAGCAAGACCACTTGATCCAGTCTCCACATCTTCTTCCTTCTGTTTCTCTTTCTCAATGGTAAACTTGGGCTTCCATGTAGTCTCCCGATAGGACGCTGCAATCTTATCATCTTGAGCAATCAAAATGTTGTCAAACAATATACCGTCTTGCATTGTCCAAATTTCAATACCAATAGCAGCAATAGGCTCAAAGTCGGGTTTCTTAAGTTCAAAGTAGTCAGGGTTTGGAATATCCTGGGGCTTCCATATACCCTTATATGCTGGATTATCAATTAGTGGGGCATGCCACTTTCCCTTATAAGCTGGATTCCTCTTCATTGGCCTCTTCCACTCACCACAACCAGGGGCTGCTTCACACTTTGGGTTATCAATCTTCGGGGCTTCCCATTCACCATCCTCCTCCTCGTCCCAATCTTCTGGTTTGGTTGCATCTGGGTCATCTATCTCCTCAGGCTCATCATCTAACCATCCTTCAGGTTTCTCGGCTTCTTCATCAAGAATTTCCATGGGTGCATCCTCATCCCAGTCCTCTGGTTTTACTGCATCTGGGTCTGGAATTTTCTCTCTCTCATCCCAGTCTTCAGGTTTCTTATCATCAGGATCTGGAATTGTCTTGGCAGGGATAAGAGAAGGCTCAAAATCCTCAGAAGATAAGAAATTTGCCTTCTTCTTTTGTTCCCCATCAATTAGAATTTCCAACTCATTGTCTGGCTTCAAAACGGCAGTGTACACATGAGATAGTTTGTCAGACGGGACAGATGGGGGAAACTTGAGATGGTGTTCAACATACTCCCCGCTCTTGGGATTCTTATGCTTGAAAATGAAGTGCACCTTGTTTGTGGCCCCACACTTGTCAGGACCAAACATGATAGAATATGGAGATTCGTTGTCAAATTCCTTGGATTTCCATCCAGCCTCCTGTGGTCGAAGATATTTCAGATATGCACCACCACATTCAAGGCCATTCTGAAGGCGAGTCTCAAACTGAAGAACAACTGATTCATCTTTAAGCTTCACAGGCTCATCAAGTTCTTTAACTATAGCATACTTCCTTGCTTTCTCACTGACCAGAAGTCCATAGTCATCATGCCCCTCACTCTTATCATGCTTCCAGGCACCTAGCACCCAAAAGACAAAtcaaatatatcaattcttGCGAGAACATATTATCTATAAGCCACTATAAGCGGAGTGGGATTTGGAAAAACTTCATCCAGGGAATTAATGAACTGAAGCATGAAAGGGGAAATAATCCAAAACATAAATTCAAGGTCAAGTTTATGAAATATATAATCCACGCAAAcctaacgaaataaatacatgAAACGTATATTCCAACGTTTCGTCTCATATAAATACTGATAACATGCAAATCTATATGATTCACCATTGCTATATTATACGGTTGCACAGCCGCAACATACTGTACGCAATTGACTCTTATTTTGATAATCATCACAAAAACTCAGGGAAAGACTGGCATAACATTGGCATAACATTTGCAACAGGATTTAATAACACAAACAAAACATATACACAAAGAAATTGGGGAAACAGTCTGATCAGTGACGACTGACGAGTAATCCGCAACAATTGCGTACACCGGTAATCCTAAACATATTCTAACACAATCTCTCTAATGATCCGTTCATTTCAAAAGTAAATTTCATTTCAGAAGTTATAGTTTGATTCAAATCAGTTGCCACTACGTGAGTGGCTTGAACTACATAATAAAATTCGATTCAAAATCTAACAATAATGAAAGTAAGcaacagaagaagaaaacaatcgGCAATTACACACAAGCTACAACCAAAGAAGGAAACGAGTTATAGCAGTTACCGTTGTATTCATCCTTCTGAGAGACAATCCAACGTCCTTCGAAATCCTCATCGAACGATTCGTAGAAGATCTGAAACCACAATCCACATACAACACGATTCGTCAATTACATCGTCACAAAAACAGAGATCCAAAATCAAATCATcctacacacacacacagaaaTTGAAACGAATCGGAAAAGGAGAAGGGGAAGGTGAAATACCGCATCATCGGAAGCGGAGAGAAACTGCAACGAAGAGGTGGAAATCACGAGGAGCACCGCGAAGATCAACAGAGGGGTTCGCTTTGGTTCTCCCATCGTAGATCGTACACGCACACTCACTCTCTGAACCCTAACTCGAAAGTGTTCCAGAAAGTACTTGCTTCGCTTATTATAGATGGATCTTCGTCACACTTTCTGCGTGCTGTTTCAACCAATTGGTTTTATCTTCCACGTGACGCTAACCAATAGTCTCTTGCCACGTTGTCTTTTTTTTCTTGCATCATTTCACTGCCCTGTACCGTTTCAAAATCCCAGTTtatgatattttaattaaaaaaaatcaatttttttataaaataaatttaattaaaaataaaaattatgtaAACTATTTTGTAGTAAGTGGGCTGAAGTGACATCAAATGATTGATATGATAGGCTAGTTTGATTTGATAAGGGACACCTCTCGCGTCATGCGAACCTCTATGCTGGATCACTGGGTGATAACGATATGTTAGTAGATTCAGGCTCATATATATGAAGTTCAGTTATTGCGGAGCGTGAGAAATAAGTAAGTTGTATGTGTAACATTGTCGGTAGATTGTTTCCAATTTTAGAGACGATAGGTTCATTAACCATGAGTTTCCTAGCAAGTTGCGAGGCTTGCATGAGCTTTTGATGCGAGATTGGGATGTTTGCATTTGTCATGTCTCATGAGATGCAAATGTGTATATGAATGGTCTTACTACTATTGGTGTCCACTAGGGTGCACAAGTTATAATCTGGTCCATCGGATGGACCAGAGGGTAACTTTgtattttccttttcccttacCCTTTTCCTTTTGCATCTAAAGCTTGGCTGCAGTTCTTCACCGTCTTCACCTTCAACGTCTACTCCGCCCACCGTGCCGAATAACCACCCTGCTCTTTCCCCTTCGTCGTGCCAAACAACCACCCTGCACCTCCCGGTCCGATAGATAATCCCGGCCACCCACCCTATGCTGAGGTAAAAGCCACACATCTAAAAAATCACCCAAAAATTAAAGCACATCTTCAAGATTTTCCCTtacttttgttttcttcttcaccCATCTGTGTCCAAACCAGAACTTGCGCGGAGAAAAGGCCTCCTCAACGGCAAACGCCGTGGAACTCAGGTTCAAGACTCACGTAATAAGCCATTACGGAGAGTAGCAGAGAGAAGGGGAAAGGAGATCTACACAGGGAGTGGGCGATAGATGAGAGATTGAGATCGACTAGTCGCCGTCGAGGTCGTGGAAGTGTTTGGGTAGGTGTCCGTGACTGTGGATCTGAAGGCCGTGGTTCCGTCGACAGCGACAGGTTTCACTGCGAAGCAGGAGGTGGTAATCCCTCAAGCTAGGGTGGTAATGGAGCAGAGTTCTTATGGTTGGGCATTCTTCCTAGCAAACCCTGAATTACCTAACGACAACATTAAAGCAAAACAATCTTCTCAAAACTGATTATCAATTTGTGGATTTGGAGTTTAACAATTTCTCCAAAGAGTATGACCCACGCACATGTTGGTGTTTATGTCAATTCCATTTACTCTGACATGCTTGAAGAATGGTGAAACTTTCActctttttgtttttcaatcAATTTTAATCCGGTTGAACTTCtgggttttgattttttagATTGATTCCAAATTTTTCCTcctgtttttcttttgttttgccCATTATTTTAGTACATTCACCATGACCATTTTTCCGGGCAACCACCACTAGGTAGAGAAGGTTTTTGGAATGGAGTGGAAAAGggatgagaatttttttttttggtgacaGTGGATTGGGGAAGATGAAGGGGGAttata
This window harbors:
- the LOC130710741 gene encoding calnexin homolog — protein: MGEPKRTPLLIFAVLLVISTSSLQFLSASDDAIFYESFDEDFEGRWIVSQKDEYNGAWKHDKSEGHDDYGLLVSEKARKYAIVKELDEPVKLKDESVVLQFETRLQNGLECGGAYLKYLRPQEAGWKSKEFDNESPYSIMFGPDKCGATNKVHFIFKHKNPKSGEYVEHHLKFPPSVPSDKLSHVYTAVLKPDNELEILIDGEQKKKANFLSSEDFEPSLIPAKTIPDPDDKKPEDWDEREKIPDPDAVKPEDWDEDAPMEILDEEAEKPEGWLDDEPEEIDDPDATKPEDWDEEEDGEWEAPKIDNPKCEAAPGCGEWKRPMKRNPAYKGKWHAPLIDNPAYKGIWKPQDIPNPDYFELKKPDFEPIAAIGIEIWTMQDGILFDNILIAQDDKIAASYRETTWKPKFTIEKEKQKEEDVETGSSGLASFQKKVFDLLYKIADIPFLSAYKLKIYDIIEKGEKQPNLTIGILVSVVVVFLSIFFRILFGGKKPATRVEKTNTETSTNQGGEQSEENKEEETAAPPARRRVRRDD